A region from the Lolium perenne isolate Kyuss_39 chromosome 4, Kyuss_2.0, whole genome shotgun sequence genome encodes:
- the LOC127297489 gene encoding protein VERNALIZATION 2-like yields MSMSCGVCGGVANCLHHHIIDHAPMFPVLRHEPPLLEYQFFGNGQGHSVGTWLPPPADHHNVQNTRPPSTFHGLQYPPHGHQAAAGLITFQVDAGSRHMPPATPPIAMPLCGSTRTNTAGSEVIMAIDGDMMMVAAHHPTVHERRAKVMRYREKRKRRRYEKQIRYESRKAYAQLRPRVKGRFAKVHEEATVPLSPPPSTYDPSKLDLGWFHP; encoded by the exons ATGTCTATGTCATGCGGCGTGTGCGGCGGCGTAGCCAACTGCCTGCACCACCACATCATCGACCACGCCCCCATGTTCCCTGTTCTTCGTCACGAGCCACCGCTGCTCGAGTACCAGTTCTTCGGCAACGGCCAAGGCCACAGCGTGGGAACGTGGCTCCCACCGCCGGCGGACCACCACAACGTCCAGAACACCAGGCCGCCGTCGACGTTTCATGGCCTGCAGTACCCACCGCATGGACACCAAGCAGCAGCTGGGCTGATCACGTTCCAGGTCGACGCCGGCAGCCGACACATGCCACCGGCTACACCACCCATCGCC ATGCCATTATGTGGGAGCACACGCACTAACACCGCAGGAAGTGAGGTGATAATGGCTATCGATGGAGACATGATGATGGTGGCGGCGCATCATCCAACGGTGCACGAGAGACGTGCAAAGGTGATGAGGTATAGGGAGAAGAGGAAGAGACGGAGGTACGAGAAGCAGATCCGATATGAGTCCAGAAAAGCTTACGCCCAGTTGAGGCCACGGGTCAAAGGCCGCTTCGCCAAGGTGCATGAAGAAGCCACTGTGCCATTGTCACCACCACCATCGACCTATGATCCCAGTAAATTAGACCTCGGATGGTTCCATCCATAA